One genomic region from Labeo rohita strain BAU-BD-2019 chromosome 7, IGBB_LRoh.1.0, whole genome shotgun sequence encodes:
- the calb2b gene encoding calbindin 2b, whose protein sequence is MANKTPEPVHLHLAELTASQFLDIWNKFDADGNGCIEGKELEHFIRELELARKSVDPSNASFKDRMKEFMQKFDENGDGKIEMSELAQILPTEENFLLCFRQFVGSSAEFMAAWRKYDTDRSGYIEANELKGFLSDLLKKANRHYDDKKLNEYTETILKMFDLNGDGKLGLSEMARLLPVQENFLLKFQNFKLSTEEFEAIFTYYDKDGNGYIDEHELDALLRDLYQRHKMVVDPQNLASSKKSIMALSDGGKLFRTELEIVLCKDPSV, encoded by the exons ATGGCGAATAAAACACCAGAGCCTGTTCATTTGCACCTGGCGGAACTCACTGCTTCCCAGTTTCTCGACATCTGGAATAAATTCGATGCTGATG GAAATGGCTGCATTGAAGGCAAGGAACTGGAACATTTCATTCGTGAGCTTGAGCTAGCAAGAAAAAGTGTG GATCCTTCAAATGCTTCGTTCAAAGACAGGATGAAAGAGTTTATGCAAAAATTCGATGAGAACGGTGATGGAAAGATTGAGATGTCAGAG CTGGCCCAGATCCTGCCAACAGAGgagaattttcttttatgcttcAGACAGTTTGTGGGATCCAGTGCAGAGTTTATGGCA GCATGGAGAAAATATGATACTGACCGTAGCGGATACATTGAAGCCAATGAACTGAAG GGCTTTCTCTCAGATCTGCTGAAGAAAGCAAACAGACATTACGATGACAAGAAACTCAATGAATATACAGAGACCATA CTAAAAATGTTTGACCTGAATGGTGATGGGAAACTGGGATTGTCGGAGATGGCTAG ATTGCTTCCCGTGCAGGAAAATTTTCTTCTCAAGTTTCAG AATTTCAAACTATCTACTGAAGAATTTGAAGCAATCTTCACCTATTATGATAAG GATGGAAATGGTTACATTGATGAACATGAACTGGATGCACTGCTGAGAGACCTCTACCAAAGACATAAAATG GTTGTTGACCCTCAAAACCTGGCTAGCTCAAAGAAGAGCATCATGGCGTTGTCTGACGGAGGAAAGCTGTTCCGCACAGAGCTGGAGATTGTGTTATGCAAGGATCCGTCAGTGTGA
- the gba2 gene encoding non-lysosomal glucosylceramidase, whose product MDLNDSTSLAELMSRYVSTETGFGVPKDGWRICLAHEFKEKRKPFQAKDVSLANMIEHVSLGVRYLRWWYKKTQVEKKAPFIDMFRALPLRQIYGAPLGGIGGGSITRGWRGDFCRWQLNPGMYHYKTVIANQFTVCLRRGGQTVYQQVLSMERPPTLQGWNWGYCGEYAFYHALYPRAWTVYHLPGQNVTLTCRQVSPVIPHDYKDSSLPVAVFVWDIENKNDYALDVSIMFTMVNGSGHKDDKSGGHWNEPFHLEKDEESVSGVLLHHQTPVNPYTMCIAAREKSGQEISHQTAFSPKGTCSALWSDLLTDGRLDSPKDSSPPTQKGEEVAAALAVSCSVPANSHNNVEFSLAWDMPKITFGSRERIYLRRYTRYYGSKGDAAPSLSHYALTHYSKWEESIIEWQRPILQDGTLPAWYKSALFNELYFVVDGGTVWVELPEDADISGGLRPEDGGLPAQPELVKEYGRFAYLEGQEYRMYNTYDVHFYASFALIMLWPKLALSVQYDIAGSVVQHDPTERLNLMNGRYSPVKTRGVVPHDIGDPDDEPWVRANAYLIHDTADWKDLNLKFVLQVYRDYYLTQDEQYLKDMWPICQTVMETELKFDKDGDGLIENSGYADQTYDGWKVTGPSAYCGGLWLASVCMMCKMAHVLNCDSVYERYRDILDRGKAAFDKLLWNGKYYNYDSSGRSLSNSVMSDQCAGQWFLRASGLGDNDYQAFPKEKICSALKSVFDLNVLSFADGQMGAVNGMRPEGVPDRSSVQSDEVWVGVVYGLAATMIHEGMTEEGMRTAEGCYRAVWERMGMAFQTPEAYCEKGIYRSLAYMRPLSIWAMQLALNNRPNHSKTTDKDVGQD is encoded by the exons ATGGATTTAAACGACAGCACGTCTCTGGCTGAGCTGATGAGCCGATATGTGTCTACAGAAACGGGATTTGGTGTCCCCAAGGATGGTTGGCGGATATGTCTGGCACATGAATTCAAAGAGAAGCGGAAACCATTTCAGGCCAAAGATGTCTCGTTGGCCAACATGATCGAGCATGTTTCTTTAGGAGTCAG GTATTTGAGATGGTGGTACAAAAAGACCCAGGTTGAGAAGAAGGCACCTTTCATTGATATGTTTCGGGCTTTACCACTGAGACAAATTTATG GTGCTCCTCTCGGTGGCATTGGTGGAGGCAGTATCACGCGTGGATGGAGGGGCGATTTCTGCCGGTGGCAACTAAATCCTGGAATGTACCACTACAAAACTGTTATTGCTAACCAG TTTACAGTATGTCTGCGTAGGGGCGGTCAAACAGTATACCAGCAGGTGTTGTCTATGGAGCGACCCCCGACTCTTCAGGGTTGGAACTGGGGTTATTGCGGTGAATACGCCTTTTACCATGCTCTGTACCCACGAGCCTGGACCGTCTACCACCTGCCGGGGCAAAATGTCACTCTCACCTGCAGGCAGGTGTCACCTGTCATTCCTCACGACTACAAG gactcCAGTCTTCctgtggctgtgtttgtgtGGGACATTGAGAATAAGAATGACTACGCACTTGATGTGTCCATCATGTTCACAATGGTTAATGGGTCGGGCCATAAAGACGATAAGAGTGGGGGCCACTGGAATGAACCATTTCACCTTGAAAAAGACGAAGAATCTGTGTCTGGGGTGTTACTACATCACCAGACGCCTGTCAACCCTTACACTATGTGCATAGCTGCAAGAGAAAAG TCTGGCCAAGAGATCAGTCACCAGACGGCGTTTAGCCCAAAGGGAACCTGTAGTGCTCTGTGGAGTGACCTCTTGACTGATGGACGTCTCGACTCGCCCAAGGACTCCAGCCCACCCACACAGAAAGGGGAGGAAGTGGCGGCAGCCCTGGCTGTGAGCTGCTCGGTGCCTGCTAACAGTCACAACAATGTGGAGTTCAGTTTGGCCTGGGATATGCCTAAAATCACATTTGGCTCTAGAGAGAGAATATATCTCAG GAGATACACACGTTATTATGGCAGCAAAGGAGATGCCGCCCCGTCTTTGTCTCATTACGCGCTCACCCACTACAGTAAATGGGAGGAGAGCATTATTGAGTGGCAGAGGCCGATTCTACAGGACGG GACTCTTCCGGCTTGGTATAAGTCAGCTCTGTTTAATGAGCTGTACTTCGTTGTGGATGGTGGAACCGTGTGGGTGGAGCTGCCAGAGGATGCTGATATCAGCGGTGGGCTTCGTCCTGAGGATGGAGGGCTTCCAGCCCAGCCTGAACTTGTCAAGGAATATGGCCGATTCGCTTACCTAGAGG GTCAGGAGTACAGGATGTATAACACATACGATGTGCACTTCTATGCTTCATTCGCTCTCATCATGCTCTGGCCCAAACTGGCTCTGAGTGTCCAGTATGATATTG CTGGTAGTGTCGTTCAGCATGACCCTACAGAGAGGTTAAATCTGATGAATGGCAGATATTCACCAGTCAAGACCCGGGGCGTTGTACCTCATGACATTGGAGACCCTG ATGATGAGCCATGGGTTCGTGCCAATGCGTACTTGATCCACGATACAGCTGATTGGAAGGATCTGAACTTGAAGTTTGTGCTGCAGGTGTACCGAGACTATTACCTGACCCAGGATGAGCAGTATCTGAAGGACATGTGGCCCATATGCCAG ACCGTTATGGAAACAGAGTTGAAGTTTGATAAAGATGGTGATGGCCTGATTGAAAATTCTGGCTATGCAGACCAGACTTATGATGGGTGGAAAGTGACAGGACCCAG TGCATACTGTGGTGGTCTGTGGCTGGCATCAGTGTGCATGATGTGTAAAATGGCACATGTGCTGAATTGCGATTCTGTGTATGAACGCTACAGAGATATTTTGGATAGAGGAAAAGCAGCCTTTGACAAACTCCTTTGGAATG GCAAATACTACAATTATGACAGCAGTGGACGAAGCCTGTCTAATAGTGTAATGTCGGACCAGTGTGCGGGCCAGTGGTTTCTCAGGGCGTCTGGACTTGGGGACAATGACTACCAG GCTTTTCCCAAGGAGAAAATCTGTAGTGCATTGAAGTCAGTGTTTGACCTCAATGTTCTGAGCTTTGCAGACGGCCAGATGGGTGCGGTAAACGGGATGAGGCCAGAGGGTGTGCCTGACCGTTCCAGTGTCCAATCAGACGAGGTGTGGGTGGGAGTAGTGTACGGATTAGCAGCTACAATGATACATGAG GGCATGACAGAAGAGGGAATGCGCACTGCGGAAGGTTGTTACCGTGCTGTATGGGAGCGAATGGGAATGGCCTTCCAGACTCCTGAGGCATACTGCGAAAAAGGCATTTACCGCTCTCTCGCTTATATGAGGCCTTTGAGCATCTGGGCAATGCAGCTTGCACTAAACAATCGACCGAACCACAGCAAAACCACTGATAAAGATGTGGGACAGGACTGA
- the rgp1 gene encoding LOW QUALITY PROTEIN: RAB6A-GEF complex partner protein 2 (The sequence of the model RefSeq protein was modified relative to this genomic sequence to represent the inferred CDS: inserted 1 base in 1 codon), producing MIEVVASMARGPVFLAGEVLECLITFTNPMSHLSTSASSEMLAWASAQIHCQFHASESRVALPAQGTKQDVQAESDTVLIPSRGERGQCVLDTPPKILFCDLRLDPGESKTYSYSEVVPTDGPPSFRGQAVKYVYKLTIGCQRVNSPIKLLRVPFRVLVLHGMPEPPFPQDEEVAPSNPFLEEEEGSRRDTRPLERALDMLMITTSRRCPYMFNITNVRGKVAKFCIFKTVYRLGXDIIGTFTFSEGDIPCLQYSVSLQSEEEVQEQYQRRPGQAISVTGHGRHLESCLHTASSHFSLPVPLNVTPGFTTDIVTLRWRLHFEFVTAREPVEAPVVLQNQSEVTVWTGAEHVDVDTFSWDLPIKVLPTNPTLASYVSQFTGTNSINI from the exons ATGATTGAGGTGGTGGCATCAATGGCTCGAGGGCCTGTGTTTTTAGCCGGGGAAGTTTTAGAGTGTCTTATAACCTTCACAAACCCTATGTCACATCTGTCTACATCTGCCAGCAG TGAGATGTTGGCTTGGGCCAGTGCTCAGATCCACTGCCAGTTTCATGCCAGCGAAAGTCGTGTGGCTCTACCTGCTCAGGGCACCAAGCAGGACGTCCAAGCTGAGAGCGACACTGTACTGATACCAAGCAGAG GTGAACGAGGGCAGTGTGTGCTGGACACGCCGCCGAAGATCTTGTTCTGTGACCTTCGCTTGGATCCTGGAGAGAGCAAGACCT ATTCCTATAGTGAGGTCGTGCCCACTGATGGTCCACCCAGTTTCCGAGGCCAGGCAGTGAAGTACGTGTACAAGCTCACAATTGGCTGCCAGCGAGTCAACTCACCCATCAAGTTACTGAGAGTCCCTTTCAGAGTTCTAGTACTTCATG GCATGCCAGAGCCTCCGTTCCCCCAAGATGAGGAAGTGGCTCCCTCAAACCCCTTCCTGGAGGAGGAGGAAGGCAGCAGGAGAGATACAAGACCATTAGAAAGAGCTCTGGACATGCTAATGATCACCACTTCACGTCGATGCCCAT ATATGTTCAACATCACAAATGTGCGGGGAAAGGTGGCTAAGTTCTGCATTTTTAAGACCGTGTACAGGCTCG AAGATATTATTGGCACCTTCACATTCTCAGAAGGGGATATTCCATGTTTACAG TATTCAGTAAGCCTACAAAGTGAGGAGGAGGTCCAGGAGCAGTACCAGAGACGTCCCGGCCAGGCTATCAGTGTCACCGGTCATGGCCGACATCTAGAGTCGTGCTTGCACACAGCCTCCAGCCATTTCTCTCTCCCTGTACCCCTCAACGTCACACCAGGATTTACCACAGATATAG TGACGTTAAGATGGCGTCTGCATTTTGAGTTCGTAACAGCACGGGAGCCAGTGGAAGCACCAGTGGTTCTGCAGAATCAGTCAGAGGTCACCGTATGGACTGGGGCGGAGCATGTGGATGTGGACACCTTCAGTTGGGACCTTCCAATCAAAGTGCTTCCCACCAATCCCACACTAGCTTCATATGTTTCACAGTTCACAGGGACAAACAGCATCAACATTTGA